From Salinicoccus roseus, one genomic window encodes:
- a CDS encoding RrF2 family transcriptional regulator has protein sequence MKISTRGRYGLYFMLALARNYGGKKRSVKSVAEERGISDLYLEQIVANLKKAELVKSTRGAYGGYELNFPPDEITVGKIFRTLEENIVAVEGDDKDTDTERYLWRRIRDALRDVLDHTSLQDMINHDEDEVDDYMFYI, from the coding sequence ATGAAAATCTCTACAAGAGGAAGATATGGACTGTACTTCATGCTGGCTCTGGCCAGGAATTATGGAGGAAAGAAACGGAGCGTCAAGTCGGTTGCAGAAGAGCGGGGCATCAGCGACCTCTACCTGGAACAGATAGTGGCCAATCTGAAGAAGGCAGAACTGGTCAAAAGTACACGGGGTGCGTACGGTGGCTATGAACTCAACTTTCCGCCGGATGAAATTACGGTAGGCAAGATATTCAGGACGCTTGAGGAGAACATCGTCGCCGTCGAGGGCGACGATAAGGATACGGATACGGAACGGTATTTGTGGCGCCGCATCAGGGATGCCCTGAGGGATGTGCTCGATCATACTTCACTGCAGGACATGATCAACCACGATGAGGACGAAGTGGATGACTATATGTTCTACATTTAA
- a CDS encoding replication-associated recombination protein A: protein MSTQPLSYRMRPKTIDEILGQSHLVGENSIIRRMVKARRLSSMILYGPPGIGKTSIASAIAGSTNYKFRTLNAVTNTKKDMQAVAEEGKMSGSVILLLDEIHRLDKAKQDFLLPHLENGNIILIGATTSNPYHAINPAIRSRCQIFELELLDPDDVREALERAIGDASRGLGDINLEISDEAIGYLSHTSQGDVRSALNALELAALSTEKNSEGVTVIGIEDAKACMQKSDLLYDKDGDQHYDVMSAFQKSIRGSDVDAALHYLARLVEAGDLVTIARRLLVISYEDIGLANPQLASRTLDAIVSAERLGFPEARIPLSQAVIELSLSPKSNSAIKSIDGALSDIRKKKTGAIPKHLKDSHYKSAEKLGNGIGYKYPHNYPNHVVSQQYLPDPLKNAAYYQTSDVSKYEKQLADIYDKLKKL from the coding sequence ATGTCAACTCAACCATTAAGCTACAGGATGCGTCCGAAGACGATCGACGAGATACTCGGACAGTCGCACCTCGTCGGCGAAAACAGCATCATCAGAAGGATGGTCAAGGCAAGAAGGCTTTCCTCCATGATCCTCTATGGACCGCCGGGCATCGGCAAGACGAGCATAGCCAGCGCCATCGCAGGGTCCACGAACTACAAGTTCAGGACACTCAATGCCGTGACGAACACCAAGAAGGATATGCAGGCAGTCGCCGAAGAAGGGAAGATGAGCGGCAGCGTCATCCTCCTCCTCGATGAGATCCACCGTTTGGACAAGGCGAAGCAGGACTTTCTGCTTCCACACCTTGAGAATGGGAACATCATACTGATCGGCGCCACGACCTCCAACCCCTATCATGCGATCAATCCGGCCATACGGAGCCGGTGCCAGATATTCGAACTGGAACTGCTCGACCCGGACGATGTAAGGGAAGCACTTGAGCGTGCCATCGGGGATGCATCGCGCGGCCTCGGGGACATCAACCTGGAAATTTCCGATGAAGCGATCGGCTACCTCTCCCACACCAGCCAGGGGGATGTGAGAAGTGCATTGAATGCACTGGAACTTGCTGCGCTCAGCACAGAGAAGAATTCCGAGGGTGTCACGGTCATCGGTATTGAAGATGCCAAGGCATGCATGCAGAAATCGGATCTTCTGTATGATAAGGATGGCGATCAGCACTATGATGTCATGAGCGCGTTCCAGAAATCGATCCGCGGCAGTGATGTGGATGCAGCACTCCACTACCTCGCCCGGCTCGTTGAAGCAGGCGACCTCGTCACCATCGCAAGGCGCCTGCTCGTCATCAGCTATGAGGATATCGGCCTCGCCAATCCTCAGCTTGCTTCACGCACACTCGATGCCATCGTTTCAGCTGAACGCCTCGGATTTCCGGAAGCACGCATTCCCCTCTCGCAGGCCGTCATCGAGCTTTCCCTTTCACCGAAATCGAACAGTGCCATCAAGAGTATCGACGGGGCCTTATCGGATATAAGGAAAAAGAAGACGGGCGCCATTCCGAAGCATCTGAAGGACAGCCACTACAAAAGTGCCGAGAAGCTTGGAAATGGCATCGGCTATAAATATCCACATAATTATCCGAACCATGTGGTCAGTCAGCAATATTTGCCAGATCCCCTCAAAAATGCCGCCTACTACCAGACATCGGATGTCTCAAAGTATGAAAAACAGCTTGCCGACATATACGATAAGCTTAAAAAATTATAA